From Phaenicophaeus curvirostris isolate KB17595 chromosome 2, BPBGC_Pcur_1.0, whole genome shotgun sequence:
GCCACTCTCTAATTTATATAATGGCCACCACTGATTACAATACTTAATCAACGTTTTCTTATTCACATTCCCCCCCCGAACTCCTCCAACATCCTTCCAATGTGCCAAAACACATCCCAACGGGCTCTTCTCCACAATTCCTCCACTCTGCCGTCTTTCCATTCTTGTACTTTTACACTATACACCAAACAGGACACTTCTTACAACAACACAAAACACTCACAATCACCAATATCCCTCCTATAACTGGGACCCAATACTAATAAGTTTCTAAAACCATTAATCTTGTCTCTGAATTCGTTATCCAAACCTTTTCTaagccaaaggaaaacaaaacaaaactcaaaacaaaTATTGTTTGAACAACCCGAAAACAAATACGATCGTATACTAAATGTTATTCAAACCTTTTCTGagctaaaggaaaacaaaacaaaactcagaacaGATATTATTTGAACAACCCAAAACCAAATACGATCGTATAACAAACGCTATCTCGCACAGATTAATTCTATGTCTTATGGAAAGCTACTCAAATGACCGGtctccaaaacaaaaacaaacgttaaaggaaaaagaatacttGTGCTGTTTTAGAGCGGATGGAGTCCTTGTCTGCTTCTGCAATGATCCGAGTGAGGCGAGGAGTCCCTCCGAGAAAATCTCGGGGGCGCCCAAGGGAGTCCTGTTCTCAGCGGGTCTTGCAGCCGAGCAGAGAGGGTCCCACCTGGGTCGCCAGATTGAGTCAAAGACAGACACGATCTAGCAGCAGATATTCTTTATTGCGGCGCCGGGCACATGGGGGATCACTCCTCCTAACATGTGCACCGTAGTACAAGTATCGCCTGCTTTTATCTAGCTCGAGTATACATATTCATTACTTTTCCAGGAAATCAATTTGCATATTCAAGTGTCCTTGCGCAGCCGCAGTCCTGTCCCTCGGTGGTCTTCAGGGGTCTCCTGGTGGTCGAGCAAAGCCTTCCTCACTTGTCCTTTCCATGACCCTCTAGCTTTTGCGTCTTCCTCACTTGTCCTTTCCATGACTCTCTAGCTTTTGCGTCTGCGCAGTCAGCTCCTTGGCTCACGATCCTATATGTTTCCCTTTTATGGTATATAAGTTATATGACTGATCACAGTCCGTTTGCTGAGTGTGCAGTGTTTAGAGATAGCAGGAGTAACAGGATGACTGACCACAGATAACAGGGATAACAGGATGACTGATCACATCCCGTTTGCTGAGCACGCAGTGTCCAAGGATAACAGGAAATTAGGACAGAACAAAATACAAGGCCGAGTACACACAATCTCTACATTTAGCCGTCAGTGTATAAAATAACAAGATATTGGCACACACGCTGAGTACATAGTGTCTACGTAAATATGCAACTAATATATCTCTAAGTGGTCCCCTCTATGTTAAATCCCTATATCAATACCTCCCAGACTGCCCAAAATTGCCCAAGAATTGTGCAAATATGTTATTATtggaagcaaagaaagaaaggagggttAGAGGATCTGCTCCCCAGGCTTGGCAGGCTACCGGGCACGAGACCATGATGCTggccatgaggacaggctgcagAGGTGCTCAGCTGTCTCCTCCTTTACATGGGAGCTTCCCCTAAGTCCACCTCTTTCACTGGTTAGTCCCAGTGTGGAAAATTTCCCTGGCCCAGGAACACTGCCAGAACTGCCGCTCAGTGCCCAAAACATGCCCCAGACAACACCCTCTGGGCTGTGTTATTCTGCAAAGTTCTTTCAGACTCATCTGAGTGAGGCGTGCTTGAACTTAGCCCAGGATTGCTGTTCCTCCTGTGTGGTCCCTGAAGATAAGTGctccctcctcagccccagaatctagaatcactaggttggaaaaaaacctttgagatcaccaagcaCAACTGTACTTGTCTACCACTAAACCCTATCATTttatctacctgtcttttaaacacctccagggatagtggtttgaccacctccccgggcagcctctgccagcgcttgGTAACCCTTATGGTgaggaagtttttcctgatattatagactcatagaatagtttgggttggaaggggcctcaaagatCACCCtgttccaccccctgccgtgggcagggacacctcccactggatcaggctccccaagccccatccaacctgtccctgagcaccttcagggatggggcagccacagcttccctggcaacctgggccaaggcctccccacccccatcgtgaagaaattccctcctcatgtttagtctaaatctgcccctctccagtttatacccgttatgtccagtctgaaccttcccCGGCGCAGGTTGAAGAAGTCCCTACGGAACGGGAGGCTCAGGAGCCCCGAGATCACGGGCTGCTTTTGCAAGTCTGTCTGAGAGATCAGGCTGGTTTTGAAAAGTTCGGAAGGGCTGAGGGAGAAAAAGCACGATTCGAAGCGTCCGCGCTTCACCAACTGCATCACCAGTTCCCCCCTCGGGGGCCGCGCTGGCTGGGATCTCCCCTCCGGAGCGAGCGGGGCTGGGGCGGCGCGGCCATGGGCAGCGGGAGCAGCCGCCGCCGGGGCCCCGCGGGGCGGGGAACGGGGCACCGGGACCCGCGGGGAACCGCGCCGGCCCGGGGCGAGGAGGAGGCGGTGCCGCCGCCCGGACCCGGCGGCAGCTCCCCGGCCCGGGACACCGGCGGCGGGTCCCGGCCCCAGCCAGCGGTAAGTGGAcccgcacccccggccccgccggATCCCGCTAGGACTGGGGGGGccctgcggggctgggggggtcacgCCTGTACTGGGAGTTCCTCGTTGGAGCGGGGAGTCCCGCTAGGACTGGGGGTCCCTCTTGGACAGGGGGTTCCTTGCAGGACTGGGTGGACCCTGCTGGGCTGGCGGGTTCCTTTCAGGCTGGGGGGTCCCCACTGGAATGGGGTTTCCCTCTTGGAGTGCAGGATCCCCACTGGACTGCAGAGTTCCTCTAGGACTGGGGGGTCTCTCTTGGACAGGGGTTCCTCGCTGGAATGGGGGGTTCCTTTTGGACTGGGGGGGTCCCTTTTGGATTGCGGGGTCCCCATTGGAATGGGGTGTTCCTTTCAGACTGAGATGTCCCTCTTGGAGTGCAGGATCCCCACTGGACTGCAGAGTTCCTCTAGGACTCGGGGTCTCTCTTGGACTGGGGGGGTCCCTCTTGGACAGGGGTTCCTCGCTGGAATGGGGGGTTCCTTTCAGACCGGGGGGTTCCTTTCGTACTGGGGGGTCCCTTTTGGATTGCGGGGTCCCCATTGGAATGGGGAGTTCCTTTCAGACTGAGATGTCCCTCTTGGAGAGCAGGGTCCCCACTGGACTGCAGGGTTCCTCTAGGACTAGGGGTCCCTCTTGGACTGGGGGGTCCCTCTTGGACTGCAAGGGTCCCTGCTGGACTGAAGGGTCCCTCTTGGACAGGGTGGTCCCCACTGAACTGCTGGGTCCCTCTTGGACTGGGGGTTCCTGGCTGAACTGCGGGGTCCCCACTGGATTAGGGGATCCCTCATCAACTGAGGGTCCCTCTTGGACAGGGTGTTCCTTGCTGGATGGCGGGGTTCCTTTTGGACTGCGGGGTCCCCGCTAGACTGGGGGGTCCCTCATGGAGTGCAGGGTCCCCACTGGACTGCAGGTTTCCTCTAGGACTGGGGATCACTCTTGGACTGGGGGTTCCTCGCTGGACTGGAGGGTCCTTCTTGGACTGTGGGGTCCTTTTTGGACTGGGAAGCGCTGCCACAGCCGACACCAACTCCTGCAGCCGTGCCTTCCTCAAAATGCAAATGGCATTCATCCACTCTTTTTATCTTTGCCCACGAACCAGGCTCTCTCACAtttgctgctgcattttccCTCTCTGGTCCATCTTCCCGTGACGAGCCATCCCCTTCTCTATTTTTTCTGCACTACtgaaaagtttcttttcctgccttATAGAAGTAGCTCAACTTTGTAAAGCACAACTCATGCTTTTGCCTTGGTCAGGCTTGTAAATggaagttttaaaatgtaaaagtaaAGAAGCCGTTTAATGTTTGCCAGTCCACTGCGATTGCAGCCTAGTTCTTCCTGAAGAAGCATTTCAATCTCCTTCTGTTTAACAAATATTGGGTTTGCCTCTGAGGAAGCTGAGATgtagcttttctcttttttttttctttttttatcaaaaATCAACAGCAGCATCTGTATCATTTTGCGATGCGGCTAAAAAACACCACTTCTTTCATCTTAGCTGAGCTTTGGACATTGTGTGCTGTTTGTTGGATAAACGCTGCTCCACGCAGATGCACAAAACTCGTCAGACTGAagtaataaatttaaaaatagaaatgaatatCTAGGACCCAGGAGGTTTTGGCTTGCATGCCTCAGTCTTGCTCTTTAGTGAATCATTTGCATTGCCAAACTGCACGTCCATGGGGTAAGGTAAACTTTAATACGAAATAATTTTGCTGTTAGGAAACCTGTCTGGCAGGGTTCAGTACAAagactcttttttttaaggcaagtTTTAAAGAGAAgcctcaaagaaagtcagatttggacatggaaaaaaatagatgtcTTATATTGTTGTAGTTTTTCCTTGCTCTTTTAACACCAACCCTCCTGCGGTATGAATGGGAGCTCAGTCAAGCATCGCTTTCTCCTCTGAGTGACTTGTTGATGAGCAATCCTCCTAGCTTCCCCGTTCAGTTGTATTTATGGGAATAGCGGCTGCTATTGTCCATTCTCCTTCTGCCTCCACGTGTGAATATCTTTAATGggtattaaaaaataactatatTAGTGTTGAATTTTCCCATGCACAAAGTGGTATTTTAGTTCTATTCCTAACTAATGTATATTCTCAATAACTCTGTACCAGCAAGGCAACAGAGCTGCCCCCATCTACAAAATTAAGCAGAGAGACAGTATACCATGgcagaagatcatagaatcatagaatcaccaggttggaagagacgcatcgggtcatcgagtccaaccattcctatcaatcactaaaccatgtccctcagcacctcgtccacccatcccttaaacacctccagggaaggtgactcaaccacctccctgggcagcctgttccagtgcccaatgaccctttctgtgaaaaactttctcctaatgtccagcctaaacctcccctggtggagcttgaggccatttcctcttgtcctgtcccctgtcacttgggagaagaggccagctccctcctctccacaacctcctttcaggtagttggagagagcaataaggtctcccctcagcctcctcttctccaggctaaacaaccccagctctctcagccgttcctcataaggcctgttctccagccccttcaccagcttcattgctcttctctggactcgctccagagcctcaacatccttcttgtggtgagaggcccagaactgaacacaggattcgaggagcggtctcaccagtgccgagtatagagggagaatgacctccctggacctgctggtcacgccgtttctgatccaagccaagatgccattggccttcttggccacctgggccactgctggctcatattcagtcggatgtcaatcaacacccccaggtctttctcctccaggcagctttctagacagacttctcctagtctgacCTGATGACAAGGGGCAAAGCAGAAAGGACAAAGAATTTAATATGTGGCCCTGGGAGGGGTCTAGGATGTCACCATGCCAGTGAGCCTGCTGCAGACCTCTTCCTCTTGCAGAAATGATGGTGAGGAACCCATAGCATCATCGCAGTCACCTTGGATCATGGTCACACCTGGTGCAAATCCATGGAGGTAACTGCCAGGCCTTGCAGCAAAGAGATGTCTGTGAGGGTCCTCAAAATTCAGCCTGAAGTTGGCATGTGATGACGATGATGCTGAGCGTCTTGTATTGTCTCTttgtccagctgctgctgctgccgcctcTTGTTTGGGAAGGAAATTCACATCTCTGGTTGCATTCATACCAGTTATCTGAAGGGCACCAAAGAATTACCAGTGTTTTTCAAAGATATAAAAGACACACAAGAGAAGTCCTTTATAATTTCGGGGCAAACTTGAAGCTCTTCTTGGTAGCGCTTCCTTTACCTGAACATGAGGTGGCTATGGTTCTGTTGAGACAGCAGCCATGGGCCTACTCTTCTGACTCCTCTAGGCTTAAAATGTCACTAGCCTGAGCgaaggaggaaagaaaccaTTTGCAGCACAAAATTTTGCTTGTTTACTGGATACAATTAAGTCTCTTGGGTCATTATGAAAACTGCAGACCCACCCTTCCCATGAGGCTGGTGGAGGACATTTCTGGAAAGGGATTCCAGCTTCAGTGAATCCCTAGTTCCTTGCTAGAAATTTTGAGGGCCATTTCTCTTGGTCTTGCCAGCTTCTCAGCCAGGcatttgtcatttttgtcttgtGGTAGGAAAGTACTTGCTTCACCCTGTTCTGCTGGGCAATCTGGGGCGGGGAGGGCAGGCAAAGAAATATCAGAGAAGAAAGGATGGGTTGGTTGAGGAGAGCTGATGGGAAAAGataagggaggaggagaaaaggtaACGAGGAGATATTACGGTAGAAAAATCTGATGAGAAATAGCCTATAAGAGATGATTCTGGCTgtttggaggagaggaggggtttGCCACTGGCAAGAAGGGAGCAGTTGCCTGTTAGCAGGACTCGTTTCTCCGCTGTTGTGATTGGGTTTATCCTAAGCATGATGTGCACCAACGTTGTGCTTTCCCAACTGAACCTCAATGCACTTTGTCATCCAGCAGGAAGCTGGCAGTGCTGATGGGCAATCAGGCTGGGTGGCGGGTCTGGTGGAGAGGGATGTGTCTGCATTAAAAGGCTTGAGCCACCTCTTTGGCATTCAGATGGTGCTTGGGACTGAAAAGAGTGAAAGCACATCAACATGGGCTGGAAACCAAACCCCAATAAGGAACATGAACTCAGCTCAGAGCAGACCCCATCATCTCCTTATCAGCATAAAATGTCTGGTTTTGGGCTTGCCCTTGGTTCTGTTTGGTTGTACatgctttttcctcatttctttggCGAATGCATAAAAAGAATGGGGTGGCAGCTCACAGTGGAAACTAAGCGAGAGGCTGTGGCCTCAGGCATTTCCACGCTGGTTtcctgaaatggaaaaattatgCAGACATGTTAGGGTCTTGCTTTCAACAGCTTTTTCCATGGCTCTGTTACTCCTCCTGACTGGAAATGGGGTGTGATTACAGTAAGCCTATCACCCCAGCTGCACCATGGGAGTAGCACAGGTAGCGGGTGTATAAATCTTCTAGAAGGACTATCATGTATTTTCAAAACACCCAAGTCTGCAAAGCTCTgcctgttttttatttttttagccagaaaaaatgttcttctgCAGATTGCTGTGGTGCAGCAGCACCTCGTGGCTGGCTGGTCCCAGCTGCAAACACGTAGGGGTCCTGTAGGGACATTTAATGTCATACCTCATTAGTTTCTTACAGGAATTCAGACAGGTTTATTTTTCTACTCTTGTTAAAGTATGCTTCCCTCAACAGAAATATGATCTTTCTGGTTCAGTCCtgtttgcaatttatttttaatatatttcttccTGGATGTATTAATAGTCAAAAGTGCTCTTGAgtcaagatcatagaatcatagaatagtttgggttggaagggaccttaaaaatcttccagttccaaacccctgcgaggggcagggacacctcccactggatcaggctcctcaaggctccatccaacctggccttgaacacctccagggatggggcagccaccacttctctgggcaacctgttccagtgcctcaccactctcatcatgaagaaattcctcctc
This genomic window contains:
- the CYS1 gene encoding cystin-1 isoform X1 — encoded protein: MGSGSSRRRGPAGRGTGHRDPRGTAPARGEEEAVPPPGPGGSSPARDTGGGSRPQPAVLSPRSPPGPEDDTVDHHRCPQRNSKSTGKSTISYDYSEEELMASIEREYCR
- the CYS1 gene encoding cystin-1 isoform X2 produces the protein MGSGSSRRRGPAGRGTGHRDPRGTAPARGEEEAVPPPGPGGSSPARDTGGGSRPQPAVLSPRSPPGPEDDTVDHQCPQRNSKSTGKSTISYDYSEEELMASIEREYCR